A DNA window from Turicibacter sp. TJ11 contains the following coding sequences:
- a CDS encoding YaiI/YqxD family protein → MKIYIDADGCPVIHETIKVAHSFQIEVVIVCDAAHQFMIEGVQTITVMQGADAVDFEIINRLKPNDLVITQDYGLAALVLAKKGVVLNQNGKWYTENNINELLDLRYHSQKMRQSGVRLKGPKKRKKEDNDQFVQALTFFLSDK, encoded by the coding sequence TTGAAAATTTATATTGATGCAGATGGATGTCCCGTCATTCATGAAACGATTAAAGTGGCTCATTCATTTCAAATAGAAGTCGTCATTGTTTGTGACGCTGCTCATCAGTTTATGATTGAAGGCGTTCAAACCATCACGGTGATGCAAGGCGCAGATGCAGTGGATTTTGAAATTATTAATCGATTAAAACCAAACGATTTAGTGATCACACAAGATTATGGTCTTGCCGCCTTAGTTTTAGCTAAAAAGGGAGTTGTCTTAAATCAAAACGGTAAATGGTACACAGAAAATAACATTAATGAATTGTTAGATCTACGTTATCATTCACAAAAAATGAGACAATCAGGTGTTCGATTAAAAGGTCCTAAAAAACGAAAAAAAGAAGACAACGATCAATTCGTTCAAGCATTAACCTTCTTTTTAAGTGACAAATAG
- the ade gene encoding adenine deaminase, protein MKENLNELKKRIECASNQQQPSLVIKNVTIIDVFQNDRFVADVAVESGYIVGIGTYSGKEEIDGTGKYICPGLIDAHAHIESSLVSPREYYKEALKHGITSMITDPHEIANVLGVKGIELMLHLTKEIPFDMYVMLPSCVPATTFEHSGATLLAKDLKPLYHHEKVIGLAEVMNFPAVLNGEKDMLQKLLDASTLGHQIDGHGAGFDLNQLNAYLTAGILTDHECHTAQEVIDRLRRGMYVLMREGSVAKNLKDLIQVASLANSRRICFCTDDKHIDDLIKEGSIDQAIKLAVHSGLKIETAIQMSTLNTAECYQLKHKGAIAPGFIADFILLDDLETFNIHAVYKNGTCVVHENKLLIDDLPMQVPMMVENSVHLPKDLNVTSFEISSKDCNVLNVIELIPNKLETIHRQYALTDLNMTDQVHSSVEHDLLKVAVIERHHFTGNIGLGMLKGLKLQAGAIATTISHDSHNLIVCGVSDEEMLFAAKTLEAIKGGIVVVKDQKVLAQIPLEIAGLITARSCDEVVQELHHLHEALECLSPQLNFNPFLTLSFLTLPVIPTLKLTDKGLFDVNRFEFISVTA, encoded by the coding sequence ATGAAAGAGAATTTAAATGAGTTAAAAAAGCGCATTGAATGTGCATCAAATCAGCAACAACCATCTTTAGTCATAAAGAATGTCACGATTATTGATGTTTTTCAAAATGATCGTTTTGTGGCAGATGTTGCTGTTGAATCAGGCTATATTGTTGGGATTGGAACATATAGTGGAAAGGAAGAAATCGATGGAACAGGGAAGTATATTTGCCCAGGTTTAATTGATGCGCACGCTCATATTGAATCCTCACTTGTTTCACCACGAGAGTATTATAAAGAAGCTTTAAAGCATGGAATTACATCAATGATTACAGATCCGCATGAAATTGCTAATGTTTTAGGGGTTAAAGGGATTGAATTGATGTTACATTTAACAAAAGAGATTCCCTTTGATATGTACGTGATGCTTCCATCATGTGTTCCTGCAACAACGTTTGAACACTCAGGAGCGACATTACTTGCTAAAGATTTAAAGCCACTGTATCATCATGAAAAAGTAATTGGGTTAGCAGAAGTCATGAATTTTCCAGCCGTTTTAAATGGTGAGAAAGACATGTTACAAAAATTATTAGACGCTTCAACACTCGGTCATCAAATTGATGGACATGGGGCTGGATTTGATTTGAATCAATTAAATGCGTATCTAACAGCGGGAATTTTAACCGATCATGAATGTCATACTGCCCAAGAAGTGATTGACCGATTACGACGTGGAATGTATGTCTTAATGCGAGAAGGAAGCGTCGCTAAAAATTTAAAAGATTTAATTCAAGTGGCGAGTCTTGCAAATAGTCGTCGAATTTGTTTTTGTACTGATGACAAGCACATTGATGATCTAATTAAAGAGGGAAGTATTGATCAAGCAATTAAGTTAGCCGTTCATAGTGGATTGAAAATTGAAACAGCCATCCAGATGAGTACGTTAAATACAGCAGAGTGTTATCAACTGAAACATAAAGGAGCGATTGCGCCTGGATTTATAGCCGACTTTATTCTTCTTGATGACTTAGAAACGTTTAACATTCATGCGGTATATAAAAACGGAACTTGTGTGGTTCATGAAAATAAGCTTTTAATTGATGATCTCCCAATGCAAGTTCCAATGATGGTAGAAAACAGTGTTCATTTACCAAAGGATTTAAACGTTACATCCTTCGAAATTTCTTCAAAAGATTGTAACGTCTTAAATGTCATTGAGTTAATTCCTAATAAATTAGAAACGATTCATCGTCAGTATGCACTAACGGATTTGAACATGACGGATCAAGTTCACTCATCAGTCGAGCACGATTTATTAAAGGTAGCGGTGATTGAACGTCATCACTTCACTGGAAATATTGGACTTGGGATGTTAAAAGGATTAAAACTACAAGCTGGAGCCATTGCGACTACGATTTCTCATGATTCACATAACTTAATTGTCTGTGGGGTGAGTGATGAAGAGATGCTGTTTGCAGCTAAAACGCTTGAAGCCATTAAAGGGGGAATTGTTGTTGTTAAAGATCAAAAAGTCTTGGCACAAATTCCACTTGAAATTGCAGGGTTAATCACCGCTCGTTCATGTGATGAAGTGGTTCAAGAGCTTCATCATCTTCATGAAGCCTTAGAATGCTTATCACCACAGCTCAACTTTAATCCGTTTTTAACTCTTTCGTTTTTAACGCTTCCAGTCATTCCAACGCTTAAATTGACGGATAAAGGATTATTTGATGTCAATCGTTTTGAGTTTATTTCAGTCACCGCCTAG
- a CDS encoding DegV family protein, with the protein MTVKILTDSTSYIPASICEELDITVVSLNVIINHDSKREVDIDLADFYQQLPTYPTIPTSSQPSPEEMLAAFEKLTNDGHEVLGIFLSSKMSGTYSSAHLVKDLILEQNQDAVIEIFDSQTNCMQMGLMAIEAAKAAKQGASLNELLTLVQTIRDNSRFLFTPETLDYLKKGGRIGNASALLGNILQIKPILTVEQGETTVFTKVRTKKKAILKLIEKLKEDLEGRELGGVVVHHINCAAEGQKLAQQIEDELQTTVIIQSIGPVIGCHVGPGSIGIAYFVK; encoded by the coding sequence ATGACTGTTAAAATTTTAACCGATAGTACATCTTATATTCCCGCATCTATTTGTGAAGAATTAGATATTACTGTCGTCTCTCTTAATGTCATTATTAATCACGATTCTAAACGTGAAGTAGATATTGATTTAGCTGACTTTTATCAGCAACTCCCTACCTATCCTACTATTCCAACGTCTTCTCAACCTTCTCCTGAGGAAATGTTAGCCGCATTTGAAAAATTAACGAATGACGGACATGAGGTATTAGGGATCTTTCTCTCGTCTAAAATGAGCGGCACGTATTCGAGTGCACATCTTGTTAAAGACTTAATTTTAGAACAAAATCAGGACGCTGTCATTGAGATCTTTGATTCACAAACTAATTGCATGCAAATGGGATTGATGGCGATTGAAGCGGCTAAGGCAGCTAAACAAGGAGCGTCATTAAATGAACTATTAACGCTCGTTCAAACGATTCGAGACAATAGTCGATTTTTATTCACACCTGAAACACTTGATTATTTAAAAAAAGGTGGACGTATCGGAAATGCATCGGCACTTTTAGGAAACATCTTGCAAATCAAACCGATTTTAACGGTTGAACAAGGAGAAACAACCGTGTTTACGAAGGTTCGAACGAAGAAAAAAGCGATTTTAAAACTCATTGAAAAACTGAAAGAAGATTTAGAAGGACGTGAACTCGGAGGCGTCGTTGTTCATCATATTAATTGTGCCGCTGAAGGTCAAAAACTTGCACAACAAATTGAAGATGAACTTCAAACAACCGTTATTATTCAATCCATTGGTCCCGTGATTGGATGTCACGTTGGACCTGGAAGTATTGGAATTGCATATTTTGTAAAATAA
- a CDS encoding TIGR00266 family protein: protein MKCDVFGNDLPGVSITLDQGESVYTQSGGMAWMDEQIKMETNLKGGLMKGIGRMFSGESLFMATYTATAPNQEIVFASTFPGQILEFDLHKGEEWICQKSSFLVGEPSIHLNVEWTKKFSAGLFGGEGFILQRISGEGKVFLEAAGSVVKRELAAGEVIKVDTGNVVAFNRSVRYEIETVKGFKNIFFGGEGLFLTKLTGPGTVYLQTLTMQNVATRLIPYIPTSGN, encoded by the coding sequence ATGAAGTGTGATGTATTTGGAAATGACTTACCTGGGGTATCGATTACACTCGATCAAGGAGAAAGTGTGTATACACAATCTGGCGGAATGGCTTGGATGGATGAGCAAATCAAAATGGAGACGAATTTAAAAGGCGGCCTCATGAAAGGCATCGGGCGTATGTTTTCGGGTGAGTCATTATTTATGGCAACCTATACTGCTACCGCACCGAATCAAGAAATTGTATTTGCTTCAACGTTTCCAGGTCAAATTTTAGAATTTGATCTTCACAAAGGAGAAGAATGGATTTGTCAAAAAAGTTCCTTTTTAGTCGGTGAACCAAGTATTCATTTAAATGTGGAATGGACTAAAAAGTTTTCTGCTGGATTATTTGGCGGTGAAGGATTCATTTTACAACGAATTAGTGGTGAAGGAAAAGTCTTTTTAGAAGCAGCGGGAAGTGTTGTGAAGCGTGAGTTAGCAGCGGGTGAGGTCATTAAAGTCGATACTGGAAATGTCGTTGCCTTTAATCGAAGTGTTCGATATGAAATTGAAACAGTCAAAGGCTTTAAAAATATTTTCTTCGGTGGCGAAGGATTATTTTTAACGAAACTAACCGGTCCAGGAACGGTTTATTTACAAACCTTAACGATGCAAAATGTAGCCACTCGATTAATTCCTTATATCCCAACAAGCGGAAACTAA
- a CDS encoding sodium:alanine symporter family protein gives MENLTLMGSKILDVLSNIISFGNTYIGTYLLIVLLLIAGFYFTFKTNFVQFRMMKEMIRLLGDGVGSSTKDGKVSSFQAFCISTASRVGTGNIAGVALAIAVGGPGSVFWMWVIALIGGASSFVESTLAQIYKVKDESGGYRGGPAYYIEKGLNKRWLGLLFSILITITFGFVFNAVQANTITEAFQTAFGADKLIVGIILAIFTAVIIFGGVQRIAKVSEVIVPILAVAYVLVAVLVIILNITKIPSVITLIVSNAFDFSSFASGAFGVMFIQGVKRGLFSNEAGMGSAPNAAATAEVSHPVKQGLIQTLGVFTDTILICSCTAFVILLSGTHADSNLTGIQLTQAALTSEIGIFGNYFIAFCILLFAFSSIIGNYYYGESNIEFMSTNKFWLVSYRAIVVGMIIFGSLTKVDIVWNLADLFMSFMAIVNLIAILLLGKFAFKASQNYIDQKKKGIQDPVFKASDIEGLVNADEWK, from the coding sequence ATGGAAAATTTAACGCTTATGGGTAGCAAGATTTTGGATGTTTTAAGTAACATCATTAGTTTCGGAAACACGTACATCGGAACTTACTTATTAATTGTTTTACTTTTAATTGCAGGGTTTTATTTTACATTTAAAACAAACTTTGTCCAATTTAGAATGATGAAAGAAATGATTCGTTTATTAGGAGACGGTGTTGGGAGTTCAACAAAAGATGGAAAAGTCTCTTCTTTTCAAGCCTTTTGTATTAGTACCGCTTCACGTGTTGGAACAGGAAATATCGCTGGGGTTGCTTTAGCCATCGCAGTCGGTGGTCCAGGATCTGTGTTTTGGATGTGGGTCATTGCTTTAATCGGTGGTGCTTCGAGTTTTGTTGAAAGTACGCTAGCGCAAATTTATAAAGTAAAAGATGAATCAGGTGGTTATCGTGGAGGACCTGCTTACTACATTGAAAAAGGATTAAATAAACGTTGGTTAGGACTTCTGTTCTCAATTTTAATTACAATTACGTTTGGATTCGTGTTTAATGCCGTTCAAGCCAATACGATTACAGAAGCGTTCCAAACAGCCTTTGGAGCAGATAAATTAATCGTCGGAATTATCTTAGCCATCTTCACAGCTGTGATCATCTTTGGTGGGGTACAACGTATCGCTAAAGTTTCAGAAGTCATTGTTCCTATTTTAGCAGTAGCTTACGTTTTAGTGGCTGTTTTAGTCATTATCTTAAATATCACAAAAATCCCTTCAGTAATTACATTAATTGTTTCAAATGCCTTTGATTTTAGTTCATTTGCATCAGGTGCTTTTGGTGTCATGTTTATCCAAGGGGTTAAACGCGGTTTATTCTCAAATGAAGCGGGTATGGGGAGTGCACCAAACGCAGCGGCAACAGCTGAAGTCTCTCACCCAGTTAAACAAGGTTTAATTCAAACATTAGGTGTTTTTACAGATACGATTTTAATTTGTAGCTGTACAGCTTTTGTCATCTTATTATCAGGAACACACGCTGATTCAAACTTAACAGGGATTCAGTTAACACAAGCCGCTTTAACATCTGAAATTGGTATCTTTGGAAACTACTTCATTGCTTTTTGTATTTTATTATTTGCTTTTAGTTCAATTATCGGAAACTACTACTATGGTGAATCGAATATTGAATTTATGAGCACTAATAAATTCTGGTTAGTTTCTTATCGTGCGATTGTCGTTGGGATGATTATTTTCGGATCATTAACAAAAGTAGATATCGTTTGGAATTTAGCTGATTTATTCATGTCATTTATGGCTATCGTTAACTTAATTGCTATTTTATTATTAGGAAAATTTGCTTTCAAAGCTTCACAAAACTACATCGATCAAAAGAAAAAAGGAATTCAAGATCCTGTGTTTAAAGCTTCTGATATTGAAGGTTTAGTCAACGCAGACGAATGGAAATAA
- a CDS encoding DUF3810 domain-containing protein, producing MRKLSIQLLLIVLAGCCYVITRFYPIDRMFIETSYSTGWNQAFIQRFSQLTGLIPFSLFECFIYLAVLTLLITFLYYLFQIIHHPHQRLTLFIKGFLQLMTAFSIGYLIFLLFWGMNYHRASLETRFSLSTTTHSKEELIELYTHLMEMANEVRPLVDENEDGVFKAFTDYRGVFKRASLGYVEASKTYPVLSGNYGDPKPILASNWLNYTNITGIYSPFTAEANVNIATPDSTLLFTTMHEMAHQRGYAHENEANFIAFITCLSHPDADFIYAGYLSALSYTNVALAKVDREMLIQLNEQLDESVRRDLRYVTAFWSQYEGKVEETFQSMNQSYLTFNGVSDGMQSYGRVVDLLLDYYQPIK from the coding sequence ATGAGAAAACTTAGTATTCAATTATTACTCATCGTTTTAGCTGGTTGTTGTTATGTAATCACTCGTTTTTACCCTATTGATCGAATGTTTATTGAAACGTCTTACTCGACCGGTTGGAATCAAGCATTCATTCAACGATTTAGTCAGCTCACAGGCCTCATTCCTTTTTCTTTGTTTGAATGTTTCATTTATTTGGCAGTATTGACTTTGCTAATTACCTTTCTTTATTATCTTTTCCAAATCATTCATCATCCTCATCAACGACTCACCTTATTCATTAAAGGTTTCCTTCAACTCATGACAGCTTTTTCAATCGGTTATCTCATCTTTCTTCTTTTTTGGGGAATGAATTATCATCGGGCTTCGTTAGAAACGAGGTTTTCTTTGAGCACGACGACACATTCAAAGGAAGAATTAATTGAACTTTATACTCATTTAATGGAGATGGCTAATGAAGTCCGCCCATTAGTTGATGAAAATGAGGATGGTGTTTTTAAAGCTTTCACTGATTATCGTGGTGTTTTTAAACGAGCTTCTTTGGGCTACGTGGAAGCTTCTAAAACTTATCCTGTTTTAAGCGGAAATTATGGAGACCCTAAACCTATCTTAGCGTCTAACTGGTTAAACTACACGAATATTACCGGTATTTACTCCCCGTTTACGGCAGAGGCTAATGTCAATATTGCAACTCCTGATTCAACGCTTCTTTTTACTACCATGCACGAAATGGCACATCAAAGAGGATATGCACATGAAAATGAAGCTAATTTCATTGCCTTTATCACGTGTCTTTCACACCCAGATGCCGATTTTATTTATGCTGGGTATTTATCAGCTTTAAGTTATACAAACGTTGCCCTCGCAAAGGTCGATCGTGAAATGCTAATTCAGTTAAATGAACAACTCGATGAATCCGTTCGACGCGACCTTCGTTACGTAACAGCCTTTTGGTCTCAGTATGAGGGAAAAGTTGAGGAAACCTTTCAATCAATGAATCAATCTTATTTAACCTTTAACGGCGTTTCAGATGGCATGCAAAGCTATGGACGTGTCGTTGATTTATTACTAGATTATTATCAGCCTATAAAATAA
- the cls gene encoding cardiolipin synthase, which yields MLAWIIALSLLVIQMINLCTILIMIFRRRDEPIYIIAWTMIMTFIPFIGFLLYLLFGHGPIIKKKRTFLDEIEELGYQEAVDLQLEMVEQTSANYFPYTSLIEFNLNYNKSVLTRYNSLTYFSDANDKYEQLMKDIEQATDTIHVLYFIIRGDHSGKALIEALTKKAKQGVKVRLVYDDGGSFLTPSSVFKPLKEAGGIVVKHYPAKFKIFTLNWNYRNHRKIVVIDGKIGYFGGMNIGDEYLSKNPKYTPWRDAHLRVKGEMVKLLQLRFLKDYAAVIEEVADLDEVEQQIDRYFPPISSEEEEMYMQLVCDGPDQKIDHMRAAYIKLIMSAKKSIWIQSPYFIPDSEFLHVLKIASHSGLDVKIMIPVIPDNHFVHRTTTSYIKELLEANIEVYFYEGFLHSKVFIIDEEMATVGSVNMDVRSFSINFELAAFIYHEKMTSELVNQFKTDQLNCQKLDWNYEQSKSWFMKAEESVYRLLSMLM from the coding sequence ATGTTAGCATGGATCATCGCATTATCATTACTCGTCATACAAATGATTAACTTATGTACGATTTTAATAATGATTTTTCGTCGCAGAGATGAACCCATTTATATTATAGCCTGGACGATGATTATGACATTTATTCCGTTTATTGGATTTTTATTGTATCTTTTATTCGGTCATGGACCGATTATAAAAAAAAAGCGAACCTTTTTAGATGAAATCGAAGAGTTAGGTTATCAAGAGGCGGTTGATTTACAGTTAGAAATGGTTGAGCAAACATCAGCCAATTATTTTCCCTATACGTCATTGATTGAGTTCAATTTAAATTACAATAAAAGTGTCTTAACTAGATATAATAGTTTAACGTATTTTAGTGATGCGAACGATAAGTACGAGCAATTAATGAAAGATATTGAACAGGCCACTGATACGATTCATGTGCTTTACTTTATTATTCGTGGTGATCACTCTGGAAAAGCATTAATTGAGGCCTTAACGAAAAAAGCGAAACAAGGGGTTAAAGTGCGATTAGTTTATGATGATGGAGGAAGCTTTTTGACACCGTCATCAGTGTTTAAGCCGTTAAAAGAAGCGGGAGGAATTGTTGTCAAACACTATCCTGCTAAGTTTAAGATTTTTACCTTAAACTGGAATTATCGAAACCATCGAAAAATTGTCGTGATTGACGGAAAAATCGGTTATTTTGGTGGAATGAATATTGGAGATGAGTATTTATCAAAAAATCCAAAATATACGCCTTGGCGTGATGCTCATTTACGTGTTAAAGGTGAAATGGTTAAGTTACTGCAACTGAGATTTTTAAAAGATTACGCTGCGGTTATTGAGGAAGTCGCTGATCTTGACGAGGTGGAACAACAAATTGATCGTTATTTTCCACCAATTTCAAGTGAAGAAGAGGAGATGTATATGCAGCTTGTTTGTGATGGGCCTGATCAAAAAATAGATCACATGCGCGCGGCCTACATTAAACTCATTATGTCTGCTAAAAAAAGTATTTGGATTCAAAGTCCTTATTTTATTCCCGATAGTGAATTTTTACATGTGTTAAAAATAGCGTCTCATTCTGGATTAGATGTTAAAATTATGATTCCAGTCATTCCAGATAACCATTTTGTTCATCGAACAACAACATCTTATATTAAAGAATTACTTGAAGCTAATATTGAAGTTTATTTTTATGAAGGATTTTTACATTCAAAAGTGTTTATTATTGATGAAGAAATGGCAACTGTTGGATCAGTGAATATGGATGTGCGAAGCTTTAGTATTAATTTTGAGTTAGCTGCGTTCATTTATCATGAAAAAATGACGAGTGAGTTAGTAAATCAATTTAAAACGGATCAACTAAACTGTCAAAAGCTAGATTGGAATTATGAACAAAGTAAGTCATGGTTCATGAAAGCTGAAGAATCGGTTTATCGTTTATTATCGATGTTAATGTAA
- a CDS encoding radical SAM protein, producing the protein MNFLNNMNLLPKNFIVANVVEVLKEDPENGVEKLYEMSQTFVTDPQVKAIVGQIKGYYDTHPSIKRYIKNMIYNTNKTCLNYFLQNVAVKELWEGLPKREQLSAQYRIHIPHAIVIDLGMNDSLSSQGCSPQFDPNLAMPLSEVNRLVLEAKELGIHQILITGGDPFLNDSLLKMYEKHNDVEFMVLTNGSLLNDQRCLTLSKLGNVFPLILLEGNKEQVSEAILGSAYEEIMAGLERLKSYGILFGAITPVKRSTLKLISSDDFILPLIRKGSRLNAYVITHDEPLQPQEYEELEARVSFIRQTRPYVTFLLRSSQPFVCRRLVGPFYFDYELNGQKQQIHLPQVNVQKSQNKQLLQVLREMNS; encoded by the coding sequence ATGAACTTTTTAAATAATATGAACTTATTACCTAAAAATTTTATTGTTGCGAATGTGGTAGAAGTTTTAAAAGAAGACCCTGAAAATGGGGTAGAGAAGTTGTATGAGATGTCTCAGACATTTGTCACTGATCCACAAGTCAAAGCAATTGTAGGGCAAATTAAAGGGTATTACGATACACATCCGTCAATTAAGCGATATATTAAGAATATGATTTATAATACGAATAAAACGTGTTTGAACTACTTTTTACAAAATGTTGCAGTTAAAGAATTATGGGAGGGGTTACCTAAGCGTGAGCAATTATCGGCTCAGTATCGAATCCATATTCCACATGCGATTGTCATTGATCTTGGAATGAATGATAGCTTATCAAGTCAGGGGTGTTCGCCTCAGTTTGATCCCAATTTAGCGATGCCTTTATCAGAAGTGAATCGTCTCGTATTAGAAGCGAAAGAACTTGGAATTCATCAAATTCTGATAACGGGCGGTGATCCATTTCTTAACGATAGCTTATTAAAAATGTATGAAAAACATAATGATGTGGAATTTATGGTTTTAACGAATGGAAGTTTACTAAATGACCAACGTTGTTTGACATTATCTAAACTTGGAAATGTTTTTCCACTGATTCTGCTTGAGGGAAATAAAGAGCAGGTGAGTGAAGCGATTCTAGGATCAGCCTATGAAGAGATTATGGCTGGATTAGAACGATTAAAATCATACGGTATTTTATTCGGGGCGATAACGCCGGTTAAACGTTCAACTCTTAAGCTCATTTCATCAGATGATTTTATCTTACCTTTAATTCGTAAAGGTTCACGATTAAATGCTTATGTTATCACTCACGATGAACCCTTACAACCTCAAGAGTATGAAGAGTTAGAGGCACGCGTGTCATTTATTCGTCAAACAAGACCTTATGTGACTTTCTTATTAAGAAGTTCTCAGCCATTTGTTTGTCGCCGCTTAGTGGGGCCATTTTATTTTGATTATGAATTAAACGGGCAAAAACAACAAATTCATCTGCCACAAGTCAATGTTCAAAAGAGTCAAAATAAACAACTTCTTCAAGTGTTAAGAGAGATGAATAGTTAA